The DNA segment GCCCCTTCCTTGTGGAGGGGTCTCGCCTTTGGAGGAAGAGGTTCGCCCGTGAAACGTTTGCCACCTTTGACCAGCTTGCAGGCTTTTGAGGCCGTGTCGCGGCACCTGAGCATCAAGCTGGCTGCCGAAGAATTGCTGCTGACCCCCACTGCGATCAGTCACCGTTTGAAAACCCTGGAAACACAGTTGGACGTACAGCTGTTTCACCGATTGACCCGGTCGCTGAAACTGACCGCCGAAGGCGAGATGCTGACCCCGTTTGTCAGCAACGCCTTTCGACAGCTGAACCAGGGGGTGGCCCAGCTGAGTATGGATGAGATCGAAGGCGAGCTGGTGGTGACAACAACCCGCTCGTTTGCCTGGAGCTGGCTAAGTCCCCGTTTGCCGAAGTTCAGTCGGTTGTATCCTGAGCTGGATGTCAAGGTTATCGCATCTGATAGCGTTCTGGATTTCGCGCGCTTTTCGGTCGATATCTCGATCCGATATACGGATGCACCGGACCCCGACGCTCATGCGGCATGGGTGCTGGATGACTATGTCACTCCGATTTGTTCTCGCAAGATGCAAAGCAAGATTAAAACACCCGCGGATTTGTTGTGCCGCGACCTGGTGGAATATGAATGGCTGGGATTTGGCGACGGCGATCCCAGTTGGAAAACCTGGTTCGCCTCTGTCGGGGTTGATGCAAGCAACGTCAAACCGATCGCAAATTTTAGCGATGAAATCATGTGCATCGAAGCAGCTATGGACAACCGGGCCGCCGCATTGGTCAGTGTGATTGCAGCGTCCCGTGAAATCGAACGCGGGCGCATTGCGGCTCCGATTCCAAAGGCGCTGAAGGATCGTAGTTATTATCTGGTATGCCCGGCCGAACGGGCCCAATCCGCCAAGGTTAGAGCCTTTCAGGATTGGCTTCTCGGCGAAGCGGATGCGTTTCGTGACAGCCCATACGGGCTGCAATTCATGCCACAGAATTGATCAATGATTCGCGTTTCGAGATCTTGTGCAATCTCCGGATGAACAGCGCCAAATGCGTTTCGGCCCAGGGGGAAATTTGGCGAACTCAAAGGCTGAGAAAAACTTGGACATGGCTGAATTCTGCTCGATTGTTGGAAATGCGCCTGGCCCGAATACTTCCCTTCATCCACGTAAGGGAGGAGCCAAAAATGGCAAAAACGACTTTCACACGGCGTGCGCTGCTGAGGACCAGCGCATTGGCCGCAGGCGCATTGGCGATGCCATCCATCACCCGTGCCCAATCAGTTACCGAGATGACAATGCTGGCCTGGTATGGTCAGGCAGAACCGGATGCGGTCGCCGAATTCGAAGAATTGCACAATGTCAAAATCACGCCAAAATATTATGTGGGTGGCGAACAGATGCTTGCATTGTTGGCGCAATCGCCGGCGGGCACCTATGACCTGATCCACGCCGATGCAGAATATGTGCAACAGCTGGTGCGGGCCAACTTTGTCGAAAAGCTGGATGCCGAAGACTTTCCTTTCGACGACTTTTTCCCCGAATTTCATCATTTCCCCGGTCACTGGCACAATGATGACCTTTATGCGGTGATCAGCCGCTTTGGCTTTTTGGGGATCTCGCACAACCTGGACGCGGTGTCTGTCAAAGAGGCGATGTCATATGACATGCTGTGGGACGCCAAGAACAAAGACAAGGTTGGCCATTTCGACTGGCATCTGCCCAATCTGGGTGTGTTGAGCCTGCG comes from the Rhodobacteraceae bacterium M382 genome and includes:
- a CDS encoding LysR family transcriptional regulator; the protein is MKRLPPLTSLQAFEAVSRHLSIKLAAEELLLTPTAISHRLKTLETQLDVQLFHRLTRSLKLTAEGEMLTPFVSNAFRQLNQGVAQLSMDEIEGELVVTTTRSFAWSWLSPRLPKFSRLYPELDVKVIASDSVLDFARFSVDISIRYTDAPDPDAHAAWVLDDYVTPICSRKMQSKIKTPADLLCRDLVEYEWLGFGDGDPSWKTWFASVGVDASNVKPIANFSDEIMCIEAAMDNRAAALVSVIAASREIERGRIAAPIPKALKDRSYYLVCPAERAQSAKVRAFQDWLLGEADAFRDSPYGLQFMPQN
- a CDS encoding extracellular solute-binding protein, encoding MAKTTFTRRALLRTSALAAGALAMPSITRAQSVTEMTMLAWYGQAEPDAVAEFEELHNVKITPKYYVGGEQMLALLAQSPAGTYDLIHADAEYVQQLVRANFVEKLDAEDFPFDDFFPEFHHFPGHWHNDDLYAVISRFGFLGISHNLDAVSVKEAMSYDMLWDAKNKDKVGHFDWHLPNLGVLSLRDGNGEPYDIGSDAWAKLQDTTLSLKPQVRGFYDYGGVLSSLKSGEVTVMPGIGEWITGVLRRDGANVTTTIPEQGGIQFTESFSIGRGSRKAELARKFIQHVSSPEGQYNLANLNVFPAIIPSKSGWDRMIAEKPDDARHLGMFQGDGNAIDLIRKGRIHIRQLPLQQDLADWNDFWSAYKSA